In Candidatus Moanabacter tarae, the genomic stretch TGAAAGGGTCCTAGTTTTGACCAAGGATAATTCGAGCACCCAGATAGGTGGCCCGATCAAGGGCCTTGAAACCGTCCACCTCGTCATACTGATGGTTAAAGAGATTTTCGATTCGGCCAAAAATCTCGACCTTCTCATTGATTCGATAGCTCCCATAAAGACGTGCCACGACGTAATCCTGTGCTGCGATACGGGTGAATGTACCTCCATCTATATCAACGGAGTCGCTATTAAAACGAAGATAGAAACCAGCCGTAGTTTTGGAAGAAGGAAGAAGATGGATTCCTAGGGATCCGCTGTGGCGGGGTCGGCGGAGCAGTCGGAGGTTGTCGTTCCTATCCTCTGCCTCCAAGAAAGTGTAGTTTGCGTAGACTTGAACTCTGTCATCAGGAGCAAGGGTGACAGAGAATTCCAATCCCTTTGTTTGCGCGTTGCCAATGTTTAGAAGAGGAAATCCGGCGATCAAATTTGATATATTATTCGCAAAGTAGGTGGTTTCAAAGCGAATGAAATTAGACCATAGTTCCTGTCGGAACCCTAATTCCCATGAATCGCTTTCCTCAGCATTGAGACTAGGGTTGCCAAATAAACCATAAAGATCAACAGCCTGGGGTACCGAGTAGGCTGTGGCCAATTTTCCAAATAAACTAGACCCAAGTGATGAAAATGATTTTCCAAACATAAGGTTCCCTGTCATTGGGCTTCCAAAGTCAGAATAGTCATCAAAGCGACCTCCTCCACTGACATAAAATCCTTCCGCTGGCTGCCATTGTGTCTGGAAGTAGATACTGAGACTGTTCCAATTCTTATCGAATGTAGTGACTTTGGATTCGAGGTCCTTTTGAAGAAAATCTTCGTTCCGATAAACAGCTCCGCCGGTTGTTGAAAAATATTTTCCAACTGTCCAGTCTACTTGGAGGTCCACTTCGTTTGTTTTTGTTTCCGAATTCGTGTGAAGGAGGAAACTCGATGTCTTCGATTCGAGATTGTCTTCAGATTGGGCATAGAATAGGCGGATGTTAAGCTTCTCGTTGAGTTGGTAGTCAATCCCAGGAGACAGAAGCCAGGTGCGCGTGGCTTGGAAGTCCTCCATAGCTGGATATGTAGGAGCCTTACGGTTGTCTGGATTTCCAGAGAGGGCATCGAAGAAGATTGATGTAAAGTCAAAATCGAGCGATTTAGATATTTTAGCCCTACCACGGGTCATCAAGTTTGTGATCTGATAGTGGCAATTTGGTTCCTGATTGTCCGTTGTTAGATAGGAAGCGCCTATCGTCATCTCTGCGCGATCATTTGCCAATCCGGCACTCATTTTATTTCGAAAGGTTCCGTAAGATCCAACTTCCGCTTCAAGACGTGGCTTCATTTTCTCCATACTCTGCGACCTACTGAATAAGCTAACGACGCCGCCTATACCTTCCGCTCCATAAAGAGTAGAGGAGGCGCCTCTCATTACTTCGATTCTTTCAAGATTATCCAGGTTGAGTTGTGCCAAGTTATAATTACCCGAGAAACCTCCGTTTAGTTTTCTCCCATCGAGAAGTATGACAGTATGGTCACTATTCGAGCCCCGTGTGAAAAGGGAAGTGACTCCACCAATCTGCCCCGTAGTCGCTAAACTCATACCAGTTGTTTGGTTTAGAATTTCGTCCAGCGTCTGGTATTGCCCTCTTTGAAATTTGTCACTTGTTACAACCGAAATTGAAGGAGATGCTTGACTTAGAGGCTGACGTGTACGGGTCGAGACGACAAAGTAGGGATCCAGCTCCTTCTCAATTTTAAAACTATCCTTCTTTCCCTCTTCTCCAAAGCTAGTCGGGAAAAGCAGTAGTATTCCCGCGCTTGCCAAGAGTCGTTTTCTCGCTGTTCCCAAGGGATTTGAATATCTCATTTTTCGAAATGTCCTATCCCTAATGGGAGTGAGACTCTCTTGGCAAGCATTAATGACAATTGATTGCCAATTAAGGATTTGACATAGGAGTGATGATCAGAGATGAAAACAGGAGAGGTTATGAGAGGGCGGTTGAGATATTACTTGATCGGATTCGGTTTGGGATGTTTACTGCTAATAGTTCTTCCACGCCCGATTAGACGAAGTGGAATAGAGAAAGACCCAGGAGCTTTTCATGGGCATTATCCAGTAAGAATTGACGATGGGTTTGGCCGGGAAGTGGAGGTGAATTACAGGCCGAGGCGTATTATATCGTTGGCGCCGAGTGTAACGGAAATTCTTTTCCGGTTAGGAGGGGAAAAGCAGTTAGTTGGAAATACGAAGTTCTGTTCCTATCCCCCTGGAGCAGAAGCGATTGAAAAGGTAGGAGGAATACGACAGCCTAGTCTTGAGAAAATTATTCAGTTACAGGCTGACGTAGTATTAGGAACGGTATTGAGTCCTGTATCTCTTTATGAGCGCTTTGAAGCGATGAATATTAAAGCAATTGCATTTCGTCACGGTGATTTCGAAGGGGTTTTGGAGGATATTCGTTCCATTGGTAGGATAACAGGAAAGATTGGTGAGACGATTCGATTGATCAGTTCCATAGAGGAAAAGCGACAGAGAATAGAGGAAAGGCTCCGAAACAAGGTAAACAAACCACGCCCAAGGGTTGTTCTTCTCTACGGGTTAAGAGGACTCTATAGTGCGGGAGCGGGATCCTGGGCCGGGGATTTAATCGAGCTATGCCATGCTGATAACATAGCGGCCTCGGCATCGTCAACTTGGCCACAGTTGTCTTTGGAGGGAATCTTAGTAGCTGATCCTGAGGTTCTCATCCTTGCGGTGCCAACTAAGGATCAAGGCCTCTGGGAGTCAGGGGATGAGCTATTGTTGCTAAGAAAAGACGAAGTTTGGCGGAATGTATCGGCGGTTCGAAATGGCCGGGTGGAAGTTATCGATAGCGAAATTTTGGAAATCCCAGGCCCGAGAATGATCGATGCACTCGAAACTCTAGCGAGAGCGATTCATCCCGAACTATTTGAGCAGTCAGGACATATCCCGTAGAAGACGATTTCGGTACCATCAATAGAAAAGCCCGGAGGAGCCTGATAAACAGGAGACGAAGCCGCTCTCTCAAAATCGAATACCCTCCGGCACCGATTACATATAAAGTGGGGGTGGGAGCCCCCCCGAACGGTTTCAAAACGGGTTGGTTGTCCGGGGAAGTCGAGACTGACAAGTTTTCCTTCATTTACCAACCGGCCAATTTGTCGGTAGACGGTCCGCAGACCAAGAGTGGGAACATCGAGGCGACCAGCCAAGAAAATCTCCTTTGCGGTGAGGGGTCGCCGAGTCTGCTCGACGATGTGAGATATTACCTCTCGCTGTCGGGTTTTTCGGTTCCTAGACATTGGGCAAGGCTCCTGAGCCGAGCTCGAGTGTTCTTCTTCATGGCCTGGAGATCATCCTTGATTTCATCTAGAGTATCTGTTCCCATGCGATCGATGAACAGAATTCCGTTGAGGTGATCAGTTTCATGCTGAATGACGCGAGCGAGGAGATTATTGCATTCCAGCCGATGGGAGCTACCCTCAAGATCTAAGTAGTCTACTTCGATGGATTCGGAGCGATAGATGGGTCCATGGATACCCGGAAAGGAGAGGCAACCTTCCTCGTAGGAAGACTTGTTCTCCGACTGAAAAGATATGGTGGGATTTATCATAATCAGAGGCATAATCAGATCTATTGGAAGGAAACGATTATCCCAACGAAATTCAAGATTGAGTTCGCGAGCGGCTTCCAGAAGATCTACGACACAGACCATCTTCTTCTGGCCGATCTGTTGAGCGGCTAGACCGATCCCTTTTTTAGCATACATGGTCTCTAACATATCTTGAGTTAGTTGCTTGAGGTCCGCGTCAAATCTCTTGACCCTTTCTCCTTTGCAACGAAGGACCGGTTCATCGTACTCTGTCACTCTTAGAATCATCGACTGGAATGTAAATCACAGTAATCTAAGATTTCCCCTCTTTCAGCAACAAAATAGAGCGTGTCGAAATTCTCTATACTTTTAGAAGGTCTTCTCTTTTTGATTCTTTCGTTAGTCCTTCTTTTATTTGGAGCGGGTATACCCGTACACTTCCGCGCCCTCGCGCCAAGCGTGTTGACGAAAGCAGGAAGCGGAAGTGATACTATTGTTGATCTTTCGTCCTCCTATCTAGATGCGGGGAAGATTGGTCCAGTAGACCTTCTGTCGATGGAAGCACTGTCAGGCATTAACTTGGAAAGATTCAGAGATCGACGAGAGCTTTTATTTGAAAAACATCCGGCCTATCGAATTTCCGGGGGACCCTCGGCCTATTTCGAGCGGTATTTAGATTTCATTAATACGAAGGGCCGCGAGCAAATAGAGTCTAGAGTAATACCGTTTCTGCTTGATGCAACTTACCGAAAGCATCTCTTAGAATTCCTCGAGAATTCGAGCAACTCCACTGTCGCAAAAATTCTTATCACCCGGTCATTATCTTCGGTAGTACGTTTCATGCCTGTTTCCACCGCTGCTGGACAACCGCTTGATGCGACTATTCTGATGACTGCACTCTTGATTCAGGGTGATGATTTTTCGCCCGAATTAACAAAGGAAATAAGGAGAGAAGCTGAGGGTGCAATACGAGGCGAATTTCTGGCGGTGGATAAACTGGAGTCGGCCTATATCTCCCTTCTTGCATTTGGGCGCAGAATGAACTGGGTGCAGCTGACTGAGTGGACTGTTCGATTCCAATCTATTAAAGAGATGGAAGAAGTGGCAGACCTGATACGGAGTAACGAGAAGGAATTCCCTTTGATTTATAGTCTTATTCTCCTCGTCGAAGAACCGAGTGCAATTGTTCGCTATTTTGAGAAATTTGGTATGAAAGGCTGGAAAGATCTGAGATTTGCCCTTGCTTACGGGGCTGGCGCTGTCCACGAACTTATTAAGCGTGGGAAGTCGATTTATCAGCCACCAGTGATTTTCCAAGCGGTGGATCGGTGGACAACATGGGTAAGACAGACTCCCCTGCTTAGTTTTACCCATCGCTACCCCCAAGCAGCGATTAATCTTAAGATTGTCATAATGGCGGTGGCCGGGTATGCTCTTTCTCTTTTTCTAAGTAATCTTTTGGAATTTTCGACCCGAAGACGGCTCCTGTCTCGATCGAATCCGCTGTTTGTATTACGCAACAGTATAGTCGCGCTTTTTTTTACGGTCACGTTATGGGGAATGATGGAACCGACTCTTTTCGAACCTGGGCCAGAACCGAAAGCTCAGTTGCGTTTAGTTTTCGATTTTGTTAATAGAATTGAAGCTCTAAAATCACAGAATCTACTCACTCCGATGCTTGATCAAATTACTATTTTGATAATTTTGATTTTCTTCCTACTCCAACTTGTTGTCTATGTATTCTGTCTGATTAGGATTTCGGAAATCAAGCGACGGAAAGCGAGTTTCGATCTCAAGATAAAGTTGCTCGAGAACGAGGATAATCTCTTCGACTTGGGCTTGTACATAGGATTGGGGGGCACCGTGGCATCTCTAATTCTCTTGGCTGTTGATGTTGTTCAGGCGAGCTTAATCGCAGCTTACTCTTCAACCCTCTTCGGTATCATTTTTGTAGCCATTCTTAAAGTTTTCCATGTTCGACCTTACCGCCGAACATTGATATTAGGGGGCGAAACTTCGGTCTATGAATAAGACACTTCTCTTAATTATTTGTGACTTTTTGCTCCTCAGCTTACTGGCTTTGGCGCGATTTGATTTACCAGATGGGACTCGGAAAGAGGAGGAGATGTTGGAGATTAAAAAGGAAGCATTGGTGGATGAGGACCTCATGGAAGTACTCAAACTCTCTCTTGAGTTGGAGGAGGCAAACAGGGCTGGATTAATCAGCCAATTACAAGTGACAAAAGCTAAATTGGGCGTGGTAGCAGAAAGGTTAAATTCTGTAACGGAAGACCTTGATAAAACGTCAAATCGTTTGGTGGAAGCACAGTGGGACGCGAATCGACTAGATAAAGAGAAAGAAGAATTGAGCCAAGCCAACAGATTGCTGCAGGATGATAAGCTTAAGCTATCAAACCGATTTGACACCATCCAGGAGGAATTAGTCTTTGCCGATCGCGAAAGAAGATCTATGGCCGAGACACTTTACAAGGTTAGAGAAGAGGCTGTAACGGGGAAGGAGAGGCTACGTTTCGTGCAGGAACAACTGCAAAACAAAGATATGGAAGTTACACAGGCAGGAGAGCGGATTAAGGCTCTTGAAAAGGAGAAAAATAGTGCACAAATTCGAAGACAGCGATTGGAAACTGAACTTAAAATAGTGGAAACTGAGAACCGGATGTTAGAACAAAATTTAATAACGACTAACCTTCAGATTGAAACAGTAAGGTTGGAAAAAGAAGCTATTCAGAAACAAACAGCGCAGCTAGTTGAAGGAGTGGCAGTTCTAGCTGAATCCTCCAGTGCTATTCACGAAGAGATTCGGCAGATCCAACCGCTTTCAGCTAACGCTATATTCAGCAAGTTCAGCCAGAGCAGAGGAGAGGTTGTTTTCCAGACTCTGGCCCGCAGCGGAAAACGAAAGGAAGTATCGGTTCCAAGTGCTTTAGTTTCTTCGGGTAAGACGGCAATAGCAGTATTTGACGCTGACCGTACCCCTTTCGGCATGGAGGATTCTCCCTCCAAATATAGTTCGGTTACGGCCTACTTCGTTCTGGGTGGGAGGAAGATGCTTCTTGGAGAAGTTTCCCATTTATCCATTGACCCAAGGGTGATGGGTGCACGAGTAGCCCCTTCATTTGTAGCGGCTGATGGCTTTAAAGCAATTCGGCTTTCCCATGATCCGTATCGATTTCCCGACGCCGTTCTCATTAGCGATACGGCTGATTACTATGGTGAATCCAGTTTCAAAATCGAGACCTCTAGGGGGGATTATCTCAAAATGCAGAGTCGTCTTTTCAATCGTCTCTTCGGCGAATTTTCACCTGAAAAAGGCGATTTCGTCCTCGCCAGATCAGGAGATATCTTAGGGTTAATGATCAACAAGCAGTACTGTGTACTGCTTGATTCACTTGATTTTTCTTTCGAGATACCGGTCGGTTCTCTGTATTCTCAAGAGGAGGCGGAAACAGTTGCCCGAATCGTTCGATCGATCCACTCACAGCAGCCGATTGAACTACAGTAAAAAGCTTTTGATTCTTTTGTTTTCAGCTTCCGCCAAGCATTCTCACTTTAAAACGAGTTTTGTGATACTTAACAACTGGAAATCAATAGGGATTATATTTCTTCTCCTTAATGCTTCATAATCTTGAAGCAGATACATGAAGGGACCGAAAGATTGCATAATTAGCGATGTTTCCCAACCAAAGGACGATCCAAGGAAAGCGTAGAGAAGACCGTCCAGCGTAGTATCAATCTTCAATTTTTAGGTAATTTCGCTTACCGTAAAGATCCGATCTATACAGGCTCGTTACTTTTCTAAGGATCATTGGATCCCAAGGTTAGGAGTTCTTCCCTCCCTTAGTGAAGATGCTGACGCGGGTTCTTTTCCCCCCGACTATTTCCTTGGCTCTCCGCAAAGCTTGGGCAGTTGAGAGGGTCGGGTTCTGGGAATCTTCCGGGAAGATGTTCTCACTCCCAATGACTTCAATTAGGCCTGAGTTTCGAAAGACCTGAAAAACTTCTTCGCGAGCCTCACTGACCAACAAGTAGCGCCCGATTTCACGCATGTTTCGAACTAGTTCGATGAGCGCGAGGGCACTGGTCGAGTCAAGATGGTGGGCATTCCGCATCTTTAAGATTACCACCTTGAGATTAGAATCCTCTACAAGACGTCGCATCTGATCGCGGAAAAGCTCGGCGGCCCCGAAGAAGAGTTCACCTTCAACATGAACAATTGAGACTTCCGGATCGTGACGGGATTTTCCTTTTTCCAAAGGAGCGAGGTCTCCATCTTTACTGGCAGTATACTCGATTAATTCGGGAACAGCCGCTTTGCGAACAAAGAGGAAAATTGAAGTTATGGTGCCCAAAAGGATCCCGAACTCGAGTTTAACTAACAAAGCGGAAAGGAAAGTAGTAGTGAATACTATAGCGTCAGACTTGGTTGTTTTCAGAGACACGTTGATATCGTAACGGTTGATTAGAGATAGCCCAATAGAGATTACAACAACTCCCAAGGCGGCTTTGGGAACATAGGCAACTAATCCTCCAAAAAGGGCGGCGACAAAAGTACAAATAAGACCGCTGATGATACTTGAGAAAGGTGATGTGGCATTGCTGTTGTAGTTTAGGCTGGAGCGACTTAGGGACCCGGATGCCGGCATCCCTCCGGAAAAAGAACAGGCAATGTTGGCTATTCCCATACCTAGCATCTCTTGATTAGTATTGAATCGTTTCCCTGACCGGGCGGCTAACGACTTTCCAATTGAAGCTCCTTCTAGAATACAGAGAAAGGCAATCACAAGAGCTGAAATAGCCAGGTTACCGACTGCAGCGCTACCGATCTTAGGAATTTTGAGAGACCATTCCGAAGAATCGATGGCATTCAGCATTTGCAATGAGGATGAACTAATATCACCCTCGATCGCTTTTGTCGGGAGGGTGTTAATTATCCCGGCGATGAGGGATGCAATAATTAAGGTGATTGCGATATTGGGAAAGGTAAGGAATTTGCGATTCAGTACGACTAGAATGAGGACAGTGGCTGCGCTCAGAAGAATCGAGGGGATATCAGTTTGGTTAAGGTGTTGTACAGTAAGACTAATGATCCCCACTATGGTTGTGCCGGGTGGAAGCTCAAATGACACTCCGAGGATGCTGCGTGTTTGATTGGCGATGATCAGCAGGGCTGCAGCCGTAATGTAACCGGTGATCACCGAGTGCGAAATATACTGAATGAGGTCAGCGACTCTTAGTAAGGCTCCAAGAACAAGGAATAGGCCAACCAGTAGAAGGAGGACAGGCAGAAGTGCTAATTTCTCCGATGCTGCAAAATTGAGACCGAGGAAGGTCGTAAACAGAAGAATCGACGTCGCATTAGTTGGTCCCAGAATGATGAATCTTGACCCGGAAAAGAGTGGCCCGATCAAAGCGGCAACGGCTGAACCGTAGACCCCGTACTCGATTGGAAGACCGGCAATCAAAGCGTAAGCCATTCCTTGTGGGAAGGCGAGAAGGGCGACGTTTAGACCGCTCCAAAAATCGCGCTGCGCATCCGTTGAACGGTAGTTGCGGAACGAATGCCGAATAGGGAAAGGATCGAGGTTGGACATCCCACAGTTCGCGCACTAAGAATCTGTCAACCTTTTATCTTGTGACATGGCTGGACGGTTATCGTGACTCTCTGGGTGCAGTTAGCAACCCCATTAATTCCGAAAGATTCCTTTCAACAAAATGAGTTCAGGTCCCTTTGCCCTGCAATACGAGAGAATGTTCGATAGAATCTTGAGATCATGAAACGTCCTGAACGATTTGAATTAAGTCATTTGTCCGGATTGTACCGGACCTGAGAATCCGAGCGCAGATACCCCCTTTGGTCCCGGTCAAAGCCCTGGTCATACCTACCTGAGTGAGGGATTGAATATAAGAACAAGGTGGTCGGGGACGATCAAATGTGAGGATGGCTTCACCGACTGAGAATTTTTTCCCTCGTAATTCGTAAAGTTTAATACCCCTAGTGATGAGATTACGGCGGTGTTCCCCGCTATTAATTTTTAGGCTGGTCTGCTGACTAATTTCGTCGAGAGTTTCGCCTTCAATAAGCGTTAGTTGACACTCATCGATTCCTGACCAGTAACCGGTCTTTTTCAGATAACGATCTCCTTGGAGCCCGCTATTCTCAATCGCATTCACCATCTCTTTTATTTCCATCAAGGCGCCGCCTTTTGGGGAAACGTAGATAGCCTCAACTTTTCCTTTTATGCTCAGCATTTTCGTTTCGGATTCGTATCCATTGTAAAATAAAAAAG encodes the following:
- the btuB_1 gene encoding Vitamin B12 transporter BtuB, yielding MRYSNPLGTARKRLLASAGILLLFPTSFGEEGKKDSFKIEKELDPYFVVSTRTRQPLSQASPSISVVTSDKFQRGQYQTLDEILNQTTGMSLATTGQIGGVTSLFTRGSNSDHTVILLDGRKLNGGFSGNYNLAQLNLDNLERIEVMRGASSTLYGAEGIGGVVSLFSRSQSMEKMKPRLEAEVGSYGTFRNKMSAGLANDRAEMTIGASYLTTDNQEPNCHYQITNLMTRGRAKISKSLDFDFTSIFFDALSGNPDNRKAPTYPAMEDFQATRTWLLSPGIDYQLNEKLNIRLFYAQSEDNLESKTSSFLLHTNSETKTNEVDLQVDWTVGKYFSTTGGAVYRNEDFLQKDLESKVTTFDKNWNSLSIYFQTQWQPAEGFYVSGGGRFDDYSDFGSPMTGNLMFGKSFSSLGSSLFGKLATAYSVPQAVDLYGLFGNPSLNAEESDSWELGFRQELWSNFIRFETTYFANNISNLIAGFPLLNIGNAQTKGLEFSVTLAPDDRVQVYANYTFLEAEDRNDNLRLLRRPRHSGSLGIHLLPSSKTTAGFYLRFNSDSVDIDGGTFTRIAAQDYVVARLYGSYRINEKVEIFGRIENLFNHQYDEVDGFKALDRATYLGARIILGQN
- the btuF gene encoding Vitamin B12-binding protein, producing MKTGEVMRGRLRYYLIGFGLGCLLLIVLPRPIRRSGIEKDPGAFHGHYPVRIDDGFGREVEVNYRPRRIISLAPSVTEILFRLGGEKQLVGNTKFCSYPPGAEAIEKVGGIRQPSLEKIIQLQADVVLGTVLSPVSLYERFEAMNIKAIAFRHGDFEGVLEDIRSIGRITGKIGETIRLISSIEEKRQRIEERLRNKVNKPRPRVVLLYGLRGLYSAGAGSWAGDLIELCHADNIAASASSTWPQLSLEGILVADPEVLILAVPTKDQGLWESGDELLLLRKDEVWRNVSAVRNGRVEVIDSEILEIPGPRMIDALETLARAIHPELFEQSGHIP
- the zur gene encoding Zinc-specific metallo-regulatory protein; translated protein: MSRNRKTRQREVISHIVEQTRRPLTAKEIFLAGRLDVPTLGLRTVYRQIGRLVNEGKLVSLDFPGQPTRFETVRGGSHPHFICNRCRRVFDFERAASSPVYQAPPGFSIDGTEIVFYGICPDCSNSSG
- the def gene encoding Peptide deformylase, whose protein sequence is MILRVTEYDEPVLRCKGERVKRFDADLKQLTQDMLETMYAKKGIGLAAQQIGQKKMVCVVDLLEAARELNLEFRWDNRFLPIDLIMPLIMINPTISFQSENKSSYEEGCLSFPGIHGPIYRSESIEVDYLDLEGSSHRLECNNLLARVIQHETDHLNGILFIDRMGTDTLDEIKDDLQAMKKNTRARLRSLAQCLGTEKPDSER
- the smc_1 gene encoding Chromosome partition protein Smc, whose amino-acid sequence is MNKTLLLIICDFLLLSLLALARFDLPDGTRKEEEMLEIKKEALVDEDLMEVLKLSLELEEANRAGLISQLQVTKAKLGVVAERLNSVTEDLDKTSNRLVEAQWDANRLDKEKEELSQANRLLQDDKLKLSNRFDTIQEELVFADRERRSMAETLYKVREEAVTGKERLRFVQEQLQNKDMEVTQAGERIKALEKEKNSAQIRRQRLETELKIVETENRMLEQNLITTNLQIETVRLEKEAIQKQTAQLVEGVAVLAESSSAIHEEIRQIQPLSANAIFSKFSQSRGEVVFQTLARSGKRKEVSVPSALVSSGKTAIAVFDADRTPFGMEDSPSKYSSVTAYFVLGGRKMLLGEVSHLSIDPRVMGARVAPSFVAADGFKAIRLSHDPYRFPDAVLISDTADYYGESSFKIETSRGDYLKMQSRLFNRLFGEFSPEKGDFVLARSGDILGLMINKQYCVLLDSLDFSFEIPVGSLYSQEEAETVARIVRSIHSQQPIELQ
- a CDS encoding putative sulfate transporter, which codes for MSNLDPFPIRHSFRNYRSTDAQRDFWSGLNVALLAFPQGMAYALIAGLPIEYGVYGSAVAALIGPLFSGSRFIILGPTNATSILLFTTFLGLNFAASEKLALLPVLLLLVGLFLVLGALLRVADLIQYISHSVITGYITAAALLIIANQTRSILGVSFELPPGTTIVGIISLTVQHLNQTDIPSILLSAATVLILVVLNRKFLTFPNIAITLIIASLIAGIINTLPTKAIEGDISSSSLQMLNAIDSSEWSLKIPKIGSAAVGNLAISALVIAFLCILEGASIGKSLAARSGKRFNTNQEMLGMGIANIACSFSGGMPASGSLSRSSLNYNSNATSPFSSIISGLICTFVAALFGGLVAYVPKAALGVVVISIGLSLINRYDINVSLKTTKSDAIVFTTTFLSALLVKLEFGILLGTITSIFLFVRKAAVPELIEYTASKDGDLAPLEKGKSRHDPEVSIVHVEGELFFGAAELFRDQMRRLVEDSNLKVVILKMRNAHHLDSTSALALIELVRNMREIGRYLLVSEAREEVFQVFRNSGLIEVIGSENIFPEDSQNPTLSTAQALRRAKEIVGGKRTRVSIFTKGGKNS